One genomic segment of Brassica napus cultivar Da-Ae unplaced genomic scaffold, Da-Ae ScsIHWf_1765;HRSCAF=2397, whole genome shotgun sequence includes these proteins:
- the LOC125598858 gene encoding 30S ribosomal protein S11, chloroplastic, which yields MAKPILRIGSRKNTRSGSRKNVRRIPKGVIHVQASFNNTIVTVTDVRGRVISWSSAGTCGFRGTRRGTPFAAQTAAGNAIRAVVDQGMQRAEVRIKGPGLGRDAALRAIRRS from the coding sequence atgGCAAAACCTATATTAAGAATTGGTTCACGTAAAAATACCCGTAGTGGTTCACGTAAAAATGTACGTAGAATACCAAAGGGAGTTATTCATGTTCAAGCAAGTTTCAACAATACCATTGTGACCGTTACAGATGTACGGGGTCGGGTGATTTCTTGGTCCTCCGCGGGTACTTGTGGATTCAGGGGTACAAGAAGAGGAACACCTTTTGCTGCTCAAACCGCAGCAGGAAATGCTATTCGAGCAGTAGTGGATCAAGGTATGCAACGAGCTGAAGTAAGGATAAAAGGCCCTGGACTAGGAAGAGATGCAGCATTACGAGCTATTCGTAGAAGCG